ATAATGTTTCTGATATTAATGATATTTTTTTAGTTGAATATGATGGCGATGATAAACTTTTTATTGTGAGAAAATAATTTTAAATAAAAGATACTCAGACAGTAGTGTGATATTGCCTGGGTATTTTTTGTATACAGAATAGAAAAAAGTAAAAAAAACAATTTACAGAATAAAGATTTTACAGTATAATATGAACAAAGGAAAATAGAGTGATATTATTGAAAATAAATGGTTAGAAAAATTTTGAAATAATATTTAGAAGAATAAATTTATATTGAGGAGGAAAATTAATGGGAAAAAAAGCATTAGTAATCGGAGCTGGAGGAGTATCAAATGTAGTGTGTCACAAATGTGCACAAAATTCGGAAGTATTTAGTTCAATTATGATAGCTAGCCGTACAAAGGCAAAATGCGATGAAATCAAGGAAAGAATTGAAAAAAGTAAATATGCTGGAAGAATTGAGATTCAGACTGCAAAGGTGGATGCAAATAATGTGTCTGAGTTAGTGGCATTGATTAATGAATATAAGCCTGATATTGTGATAAATGTGGCTTTGCCATATCAAGATTTGACAATTATGGATGCTTGTCTTGAAACTAAGACTGATTATTTGGATACAGCAAATTATGAGCCTTTGGACACAGCAAAATTTGAGTATAAATGGCAATGGGCTTATAGAGAAAAATTTGAAAAGGCTGGGATTACGGCTATTTTAGGAAGTGGATTTGATCCAGGTGTTACTGGAGTGTTTTCAGCATATGCACAAAAGCATTATTTTGATGAAATAAATTACATTGACATTCTTGATGCAAATGCAGGAGATCACGGTTACCCGTTTGCAACAAACTTTAATCCAGAAATTAATATTAGAGAAGTTACAGCTAATGGAAGTTACTGGGAAGATGGAAAATGGGTAGAAACAGAACCGATGGAAATTAAAAGAGTATACAATTTCCCACAAATTGGTGAAAAGGATATGTACTTACTGCACCATGAAGAATTAGAATCGCTTGCAGTTAATATTAAAGGTATTAAAAGAATTAGATTCTTTATGACTTTTGGACAAAGTTACCTGACTCACTTAAAAGTGCTTGAAAATGTTGGAATGACTTCAATTGAGCCAATAGAATTTGAAGGAAAGAAAATTGTTCCATTACAATTTTTAACAGCAGTATTACCTGATCCAGCTTCACTTGGGCCTAGAACAAAAGGTAAGACAAACATCGGAAATATTTTTAGAGGTAAAAAAGATGGCGTAGAAAAAACTTATTATGTGTACAATGTTTGCGATCATGAGGAATGTTACAAAGAAGTTAGCTCACAAGCTATTTCTTACACAACAGGAGTGCCTGCAATGATAGGGGCTGCAATGGTACTTACTGGTGAATGGAAAAAGCCAGGAGTGTTTAATGTAGAAGAAATGAATCCAGATCCATTTATGGAAGCATTAAATAAATTTGGACTACCTTGGCTTGAAGATTTTAAACCGACATTGGTTGATTAAAAAAAATATTACAGTAAAATAAATTTTTGAAAATCAGACTGCTGAAAGATGTTAGATCTTACATTTTTTAGCAATTTGATTTTTTTTTATAAAAATTTTTAAAAAATTTGTGAAGATAGTATTTTAAAATTTAAAAAAATAGGGTATAATTAAGTATGAAAAAAATATAAAATTTTATAGGAGGAGAAAATGAAAAAAATTGTTACAATTTTTAGTGTAATTTTTGCATTAATGTTAGTCGTAGCTTGTGGAAATAAGCCAGCTACAGGAGAGCAGGTAAAAGATGGTAAAACATCTGCAGATGCGACAAATTCTAAAAAAGCGGTTGCAGTAGTGTATTCTACTGGAGGTAAAGGTGACAAATCATTTAATGATGCAACTTTCAGAGGATTAGAGAAAGCACAAAAAGAATTAGGAATCACTTTTAAAGAATATGAGCCAAAAGACCCGTCAACAGAAGCAAAAAATGCTTTAACACAATTTGCAGAATCTGGAGAATTTGACTTGATTATAGCAGTTGGATACAGCATGAAAGATTCATTAGTTGCAGTAGCTCAGGCTTTCCCTGATCAAAAATTTGCAATAATTGATGAAACTGTAAATGGACTACCAAATGTTGCTTCTATTTTGTTTAAAGAACAAGAAGGATCATTCTTAGTAGGAGCATTGGCTGGAATGATGGACAAAACAGGAAGTATTGGATTTGTCGGTGCGAACGAATCTGAATTAATTAAGAGATTCTATGCAGGGTATACACAAGGTGCAAAATATGTAAAACCAGATATCAAAGTTTTACCTGTATATATTGGTGGAACTAACTCATTTAACGATCAAGCATCAGCAAAAGCTAAAACTGAAACATTAATTCAACAAGGTGCAGATGTTATTTATCATGCTGCTGGAGCAAGTGGACTAGGGGTATTCCAAGCAGTTAAAGAAAAAAATGTTTATGGAATTGGTGTGGATTCTAACCAAGATAATTTGTATCCAGGAATAATTTTGACATCTATGATGAAATATGTTGATAACGCAGTATTTGATGTTGTAAAATCTACTATAGATGGAAAATTTGAAGCAAAATTACAAGTTTTTGGAATCAAGGAAAATGGAGTAGGAACAACTAACTTTGAATTTACAAAAGATAAAATTGGAGAAGAAAACATCAAACGTCTTGAACAAATTAAACAAGACATTAAAGATGGTAAAATTCAAGTAAAACCTGCATTATAATTATTTTTCAAAAAATAAAACATAAAAATTAAAGTGTAAAAATTTACTAAAATAAGTTATTTGAATACTCAGTACAATAATAAATGGTTGTTTGAGAGTGGAAATTGATTGATTG
Above is a genomic segment from Leptotrichia hongkongensis containing:
- a CDS encoding saccharopine dehydrogenase family protein, which produces MGKKALVIGAGGVSNVVCHKCAQNSEVFSSIMIASRTKAKCDEIKERIEKSKYAGRIEIQTAKVDANNVSELVALINEYKPDIVINVALPYQDLTIMDACLETKTDYLDTANYEPLDTAKFEYKWQWAYREKFEKAGITAILGSGFDPGVTGVFSAYAQKHYFDEINYIDILDANAGDHGYPFATNFNPEINIREVTANGSYWEDGKWVETEPMEIKRVYNFPQIGEKDMYLLHHEELESLAVNIKGIKRIRFFMTFGQSYLTHLKVLENVGMTSIEPIEFEGKKIVPLQFLTAVLPDPASLGPRTKGKTNIGNIFRGKKDGVEKTYYVYNVCDHEECYKEVSSQAISYTTGVPAMIGAAMVLTGEWKKPGVFNVEEMNPDPFMEALNKFGLPWLEDFKPTLVD
- a CDS encoding BMP family lipoprotein, whose product is MKKIVTIFSVIFALMLVVACGNKPATGEQVKDGKTSADATNSKKAVAVVYSTGGKGDKSFNDATFRGLEKAQKELGITFKEYEPKDPSTEAKNALTQFAESGEFDLIIAVGYSMKDSLVAVAQAFPDQKFAIIDETVNGLPNVASILFKEQEGSFLVGALAGMMDKTGSIGFVGANESELIKRFYAGYTQGAKYVKPDIKVLPVYIGGTNSFNDQASAKAKTETLIQQGADVIYHAAGASGLGVFQAVKEKNVYGIGVDSNQDNLYPGIILTSMMKYVDNAVFDVVKSTIDGKFEAKLQVFGIKENGVGTTNFEFTKDKIGEENIKRLEQIKQDIKDGKIQVKPAL